A segment of the Ipomoea triloba cultivar NCNSP0323 chromosome 1, ASM357664v1 genome:
TAGTTTGGATATCATGGTAGATTGGTTTCATTGTTAAGAATACTTGTGTGCCGTATAGGAATAATTGTGTgccaatatttattatttagtttttgGTGTTGGTAGGGAACTCCACATTTATTACCATTGTGAATAATGGGCACCACATGTGTTTTGGTTATTTGACCAGGGATGGTTTATTGTGTGCCTCATGTGGTACTAATCATTTATTCAAATAATTCgaataaattttcaatttttgaggATATATTTAGGTTTTTGATATTCAGTTTTTTGGTGTTCCACGGCTGGTGTAGGTGTGTGCCTTTATTAGTTGTAATGTTTGCCTTTGATGGGTATTGTGAGTTTCTTGGTTGGTTATTtccaatcttttattttttttactaatttctTTTGAGTCgacttataaatataaattgtatcgTTCAAGTTTACCATGCTTTGGATTTGTCCTTTTCAATTGTTCATTTCTCTTttgatttttgttgttgtttgtaATGTGTGTCACGTTGTGTTAACCGTGTGCCATACTTGATAAAATTTGTGTTATGGTAAtcatttttgtgtgtttgttgTTGTCAGCAAAAAAGCAACGAGGGGCTCCTTCAGTGGGGTGTTCGACTCAGATTGAGACCGCTgataatgattttgttgatgctCCTAATGTTGTAAGGGACGAGGTTCGCCGAGATCCATTATATAAACACAGTGTTTTGCATTTAATATTTCACAGATTTAATCCAACTTTGTAACACAtagtttttcagaatgtcatCCATTATATCGACACAGTGTACGTTTTGCATTTAATATTTCACGTACAATTGGGCAAACATTACAACCATTAACAAACACATCGCGAAAGCCCTAAAttaaccatcaatgatcataaaTCATTCTGGATTATCAATTGCCATAGTAATTTTTAGCTAGCACTTTTGTATTTCATTTGCATATTCACAATCCCACTACACAAACCTTGCACTATGTAATTATACGCCCAACATACCAACAAAAAAATGGCAAACTTCTACTTAAAATACTCCTACTGTTCACATTTTCTAACTCCCGGGTTTTTAAGCTTTCAAAtatacatatttacattttgtCACACAAAACCTACTCGAACTGCACACAATTTTCACCACGTCGGCACACAATTACAAACATTTAGATGTATACGTGCTTATCGTCTTCACTCATattcaaacaatataatacgTCCATATAACATGTGAATCATTATTGTTTGTGTTTATATTTTGCCTATTAAAGTTGTGTCACACATTTAACTAGTACAACACACCATTCtcataaattattattctcAAACAATTCATAGCCACACGAAAACCTACCCTAACTAACCTAATTTGGTTTTTTATATTTCTACAAATCCATTATTCACCATTGCATAAATTACAGTACTAAACAAACCATGAATTACAATGAAGCATTCTATTTCCCCATTTGCATTACTTCTTGACGGCTTTCAATTTCATATTGgatttacatattcacaaaaccCAAATACAAACCATGAATATGTAATTAAACTACAAAGATACGTAAACAAACTTGTTGAGTATctacttaaaagtattattagtGGTCACGTAATCCATCTCCCAGGATTTTTATGCCTTCAATTATAACTATAACAATTGTGACATACAATTTACTAGTACGCCACACTAAATCCATCACGTCGGCACACAAGAACTTACGTCCACATACATGTATTCTCGTGTATCGCTTTCAATCCTAAACTACCTATTTACCTACGCCAGATTACGTGTGGATGAGTAATCTTGGTGTTTCTACCTTCATTCCGGAGCACAAGGGTACAAGGAACCAAATACATACCATGCATGGTGGTTGTCTTGGCGTTTTCGCATGTTGTTTTGCCCAATGTTTGGTCGGACATGGCCTCTATGCCTGCTATGGCTAAATCAAGGTCTATACGTTAATTGTCGCTGCTATGCATCACCCAGACTAGGCAACATCCTTGTTAAAATCCCATCCATTCCATAATTATATTGATGCTGAAATGCTAAATTTGTAAATACAAATCCTACCTTAATTACTTCTAAACCCAAAATCACTTCTTTACCCTTATTAATAGCAATGTGTCGTGATATGTATCATATAAGATGGTAATCTCtaccatttattttattatattggaTGGTTAAGATTACACCTCAATTTAATGtgtcctcatatatatatatatatatatgtgtgtgtgtgtgtgtgtgtgtatatatatatactcatatacgATATATAGTATACTAGCagtttacccgtgcgatgcacggcatAAAGTAAttctattcattagtcaaaggTATTTGACTATATTACCAGAATGGAgtaaattctaagaaattgttagtaagaaaaaaatgtctattgaataaataaaagttacaaattattaaacacTTCATGGTATACAACATTAGTAGTGTGATTATTACTATCTGCCCCTTCATTGGCTATCAAGATTTTCAAACCTTTTGGGTTACTAATCCTTGAAGCAGCAACGTAAAGTTGACCGTGGACAAACACTGGCTTCCTTAAAAGTAACCCTACATGTGAAAATGTTTGACCTTgacttttgtttatagtcattgCATAGGACAACATTATAGGGAATTTTCTTCTTTGGAATTTAAATGGTAACCTTATATCAGTCGGTGTCATTGACATTCTTGGTATCAAAACAATCTCACCGGCATTGTTCCAAGTTACAATCTTTGCTTCAACAACATGATTAGATAACCTTGTAATCATCAGTCTTGTTCCATTACAAAGTCCAAGTGCGTGATCTATGTTCCTCAAGAGCATTATTGGTGATCCAACCTTTAACGTTAATGCATGATTTGGTATGCCAGAGGCTTTCAGACCATTTAGAAATTCAAGAGTATGCATATCAGAAAGTACACCATTACTTGAATCTGATTTACATACCATGTCACAACTTAGGTAAGTCTTGCTCTCAGCAATATGCAAGTCACTCATATATTCATTGATGGCATTGACGACATCAAGTGTTGGAGCTAGTATGGCACGGCTTTTCATGTACTCTTCATCGCATCCCCTTTCCTTGAACAATGGAAATATGGTATCAACAATTGTTGATATATTTTCACCTGTTGATGGCAATAACATCTCAGAGGGGATTTGCACATTTGCATAACCATCGTTGGGTCCTCCGACTTTGCCATCACCAATATCAGCCAACCATGTTGCAAATTGTTGAACTTGTTGGATATTAACCCCCGGTTGCATGGTATTTAGTCACAAATTTTTGGTCAACCTAAGTACTTTACATGTTGCCCAAAGATATGAAGCATTTATTGTGGCTTGGACAATATCTTGTCTAGATCCTTTAGGAATGACTGACAGTATTTGTCTAAAGTCACCTCCAAATACAACTGTTTTTCCTCCAAATGTTTTGCCCTCACTCTGCGGATCTTTTGATCGCATTCGATTGCGCATAGTTCTGTCCAGAGCTTCAAAACagtgtttgtgcatcattggtgcttcatcccatataaTAACTTTAGCCAAAGTCATGAGTTATGCAAGCTGGCTACCAGGAATGATGTTGCATGTGGAATCCTCTGTTAACACAATTGGTATTGCAAACCTTGAGTGTGCTGTTCTTCCTCCGGGTAGTAGCAGTGAGGCGATGCCACTTGACGCAACATTTATTACAATATCTCCCTTGGATCGGATCTTGCCTGATATTTCCTTCCAAACAAATGTTTTTCCCGTACTTCCATAGCCATAAACGAAATACAAACCACCCATGTTTTGGCATACATCATTGATAACAGTATCGTAAACCACTCTTTGTTCATCAGTTAGTTGCTTCTCTATTTGTTCGGTCTCCTTATCGAGTGCAGCACGATTGTAAGCCATCTCTTCAAACACCAAACGATTATGAACTAACCATGAATCGTCAAAGATTGGAATTGGCATTTGAGGATAATCTTTCAAAGACTTATTGTATAACTGAAACAGTCTCTCGATCTCAATCAATCCtaaattctttttttcctcCTCCGATAAACAAATATCtacaaagaaaggaaaaaaaaagttaaataaatttGCAGATTAATACAATTGTTGGGTTTACTAATTGAAATCAAACAGGCACAAACTCAGTAAAATACCTTTATCATGCAACGCTGTTCGTCTGTTGTATTGCATGTCCTCTGCAAGGTGATGCCATACTGCATTCCAAACATTTTCAGGCCTGCTCACCAAGTTGGAagttaataaaattacaaaaagtcTTCTCATTGCCTTTGCAGTAGACCACTGGCTTGCTTCATTGATTGCATCGATGTATTCTTTATCATCGTCTAACAACCCCTTGGCATAGCATACATCTCGAAAAGTTGCATATGTGACACCCTGGAAGGTCTTGATGTCTTCAAAACTTGTGGGGCCCCGAACTACATTCAACAGACATCTCAAATAATATGTTCACCACTTCCTGGAGGGACATAAAAGATGCGACCAATGGCGAATCCCCTTTTCCGTGGATGCCACTGTCTGATATCCTTCTTCCAAACGAACTTGGTTGGCATGTCAATGTAAGCCAGTTGTTTAGCAGCATCAAAAGTCTTGTTTGCATCAAACCAAGCAGTGAACATGCTTTGATTTACCGTGGGCCTGTTGAGAACATTTTCTATCTTGTCATCGTCCTCAAACATAATAGATTGACAATCTGGCAGGTGAAAGCTGAGTCGTTCTACGGGAGGTTGCCTGAATTGGACGTCGTAGCTAAGAAGCCTCCATGCAGCTTCGCATGCAGATACATATCTGCAATCATAAAACATGCTTATTTCATCAACAACCTCATCTTGACCATCCTCGTTAGTACTCTTGTAAACTCAGCTGTAACCCTGTCATTTCCTTTATTGACATACTTGAAGAGGTACTTGATTGACCTCGACTGGTTACACCATTCAACATTGATGTGTGCTCTGTATTTCAGAATTAGGTATCTATTATGTGGAACCACGTATCGACTATCTAATTGGACCTCATTCTTTTGCACAAATCTACCATTATCACAACGCTTGTATATTGGGTAGCCTTCAGCATCCCAAGAAGAAACATCAACAAATTTCTTCGGAAAGTGTTTAGAACACTTGTTGTTCACCATGCATGGCTTCGGAAAGTGTTTAGAACACTTGTTGTTCACCATGCATGGAGAGGTAGTCTTGTGTAAACACTTGTTGTTCACCATGCATGGAGAGGTAGTCTTGTGTAGTCCACACGGTCCATGAATCATAAATTCTTCTATCTTGTGTAGTCCACACGGTCCATGAATCATAAATTCTTCTACAGCTTTGTAGTACTCATAATCTTCCTCTTTGTCTGGAATTTCAGTAGAAATGAAATTGTCCATGCATGCGGCTGTGGATAAGCTGGGTGCTTTTTCTAGGAAGATTAGAATGTGGGCATGTGGTAACCCACGCTTTTGGAATTCAATAGTATAGACAACTGCAAACATATACCAAAAAGTATGACATATTTCTTTTGCAATTTATAGTTAAAATAGTGCAAAATAAATTGTTAGTATTTGGTAAGAAATAAAACATACCTGCTGTGACAACACCAAAGAGATTACCTGCCTTTATCTCTTTAACCAAACAATCAAGCTTCATTTTGAAGACCCTACATACAATATCAGGTCTGTTTTCAGCCTTCAACTGACATTTTTTCAAGTACCTTTGTATTTCTGGCCACTTTGGATTACAGGtaaaagttataaataaatttggaTATCCCTTGTGTCTACAAATGGCCATCGCATCCTGATAATTCTGAATCATGTACCCAGCCCCGCCTGTGAAGCTGGAAGGTAAGATGATTCGTTTACCTTGATGGGTTGTATCAACTTCACCTCTAGTCAATGCATCGGATAGTCCTTTGTAAGCTTCACACCTTAAAGCCTTTTGATTGTTCCTAATAAACAACAACCTGCTAGATTCAACCATGGTGTATGCATCGACCAAAAATTGTTGGAAAAGTCTCTGGCATATAGAATTATTGACACTTCATTAAACCTGTCATGCATCCTATATGCGAAGAACTCACATTGTGAAACACGGACTCTACCTCCACATTCTTGCTTCCTGGTGATGTTGAATTTAATATCCTCCCTATAACCATCTTCTCCATAGAGAAACAGTAACGGATATTGCAAAGGCAAATACGCTGGGTTAAGCTCATTTATCCTCTTTAGGGATCCTGAATTAGTCTCCACCAAAATATCTCGGTTACCTGACGTAGGGGATAAATCTCCTACAATTAAAGCAGCAACTTCTGATGCAGTTGGTAAGTTGTAAGTCCGTGCATCACCGTTTCGCTTGCCAATCAACCTGATTTTATACTCTACACTTGGATTATTCTCCATTTTAGATTTTGCAAAACGGAATGTTTTAACTAACACATTCTGCTCATCCAAATCTTGCTTAATATCTTCCACTATATCAACATGTAGTTTGCCGTCATCATTGGTACTCCTGTTACGCAACAATAAAACAGAAATAGATATTAGGTCTCAAGATGTAGCTCGTATTGGTTATTAagctaatatataatattttataactaagaaataatataatagaagtgATTACCCGAATGAATTGATGcggttttcaattttattttctgtgTCATGTATGTACAGTAGGGCAAATTTTGGCCTGCTACCATCTTGGGGTCTTAGGCCTCCCATTAGATGAAAATTCTGACCACTAATCCTAAACATTGGCGGGCAAGAACCATTGTTTATAGATTTGTCAATCTTTGCTCATAATGATGTAAAAGAGAACATATTATTGTACCTACGAATGTTGCATAAAAATACATTTCTCTTCTCTccatgacaaaaaaataaatccaaaataCGTCTCGGAGGTTTTAGCATTTTTGGTAACTTGATTTTGCCATGAGCACAACAGCCTGGGTATTTGACACTCCCATTGCGGACATTCTTATTAATTCGTTCCTCATACCAAAATATAGCATTGCAATGATCGCAAATATTGCTTGGGTCAGTAATATCACTGGGTGACATTATAATAAACACTTAACCGTATAcctttttttattatatgtttttttgcaaaaaaaaaaagggcagtTAGACAAATGATGCGTATTACCATCCTCGCTGGGTGACACTTGATCCTTGATCTGAGCAGCCTCTGCAAACTCAACTTCTAAACTACGGTTGACTTCAACATCATGTCTTTGAAGAATGAATCTATTTCTTTCGAGAGGAATACTTGATCCCAAACACACATCACTGGCTGGCAGACCTGTACAACAATGTACtatgtaaacaaattttttataaatggtCAAACGTATTCGTTTGGGACAGAACATACTttcatttataataatcaattaaaaatacTCTAACCTTTTGTTAGAGAACTAAGCTTTATTTGATTGGGGGTTGTAAATGTTTCATTCATATGCGTTGAATATTGTCGCACAGGCGTTGGGTCCCAATGTGTCatattcattgacttgtagcaTTCCCCTATCGTCTGGTAAACTGCACATTACAATATGCACCATCTTACAATAAAATGTTGATAGCAAACGAATTAATCTGCAGGGGTATGTATAGCTTGAATACTAACCATTAGTCACATCAGACAATGGGAGAGTGCCAGGTATGTTCAACGATAACTGTTTATCTGCAATTAAAACTTAAATGAATACTTGGCATTGGAAAGTTAATTAATTTACATAGTTGAGTAAATTACTTGTATTAGTATAGCAAAAACTAAATCTATACCTTTGTTGACCCTCACAGCATGCTCAAAgttattttttgagctaatgcTCGATTTGATTAAGTTACCACCTACAACAAAAAGATAAAGTTGAACAATATTAATTCACTTGAATTAATAAACCTTAATACTACCacatattatttcatttaatttggttACCAACCATATAATAACTGTATTGTATAATGTAAATGGTTAGCTCCACACTTACTTTGAGTTATAATGCTCAATGGGGAATTCAATGTATTTTCAAAAACACCGACCACACATGGTTCTGAACCTTGAGATCGTTTAACATTTCTGGGAGTTTGGAAATTTGTCGCCTTGATTGATGGATGGTTCTTGTTTTCTGATAGCATACGCAACAAATACAATtgcagaaaaaataaaaaggaatgtTATTATGTGTTTGACAGAATAAAATCATTGGTTGCACAAACTGTTAACAATAAGACACCTACAACAATTTACATTTGCCTAAAAACGGGTATTATAACCCATTATAATCCAATATGCAAAACAAAGACAACACATCAATactatcataatataattttccaatacaattataaaattcctgcaactcaaaaaatattgagtttatattatatttaaataatatgttttaatataattaatcggCCAACCACGCTAAAAACTCATTAATCTTGAGCCTACACACCGCACTGGTCAACTATCTCCTTGTCATTTGGCTATGTTCATTTCTCAGCATAAACATTCTTACATACGCAGTGTTTCAATGGCCAAATTTGTCCATGATTTAGCAAGAATTTTCAGGGCTCTTTGGAGAGATATCCAGATTCGTTGCCTTAGAATCTATGGCCAAaactgtaacccctcgcctattcctataagactaaggttcgaaaaatatgtctttaggctatgaaattcataagatgatctcccgatacttcaaaagaatttttataagggagtatagtagttattaagctgcgatcatacgtaccggtcgcgaaccgtaaattttttaaggaacgaattttcagctcggatttcctaggaaatggatgattatgcatattatgactaagtatgaacttcctgcttagttaagttgaaatttgaCGGGCtataagagtgaaaatttattttgatcgtaacaTCGCTATAtttcgcagtgtaccgaacctagcccaattttgaggtttagtctggaataaatttttggtttcaaaattcttcctatttaaattattttccaccgaaactttatctgtttggaccacaactgataagttggaagatttttatttttggaaccacaaggttgtgacaagtgtcacaatttttaccatgtaattaaaatattaattttaagagatgagtttggataaacatcccatattttattattattattattattattattattattatatatatatatcacattacgtatgtatatatatatgggataagATATATGAAggaaatttcatttcttcattcccatttcaatttcgtgagaaagagagagagagagagagagagagagagagagagagagagtgatcttcaccatttttcctccattaaagctagcttccatagccaagttcttcATAGGTCTctcaaactattcggtaaaacttcaattatattctgtaaatagctttatttttcctcctagaacatgaatctaagttaagatttcttaaatattgtgttatgttgttggtggaatcttagggttttaaggtgaaatttggggaaaagactCAAGATTCATCCTACGGTATTAGTACATTCccgaaaggtaaggaatcccttaagtcggtttagtcacttgaaattggataattgattgtttggttgaaatatgatgagatctaagtaaaattgttatgtacatgtggtatgtataatatatatgtaattgtattttacataatatatatgtacaaaatgttgtgttggtgagttctcattaatggtgttgttaaagttgttatgaatatggatgttggcaaatagattatgagatggtggttcttggatgattaatagcttatgagtatattaacgatggatttaaggggtacttaaagtttaatggtgatttatgggcaataatgaattttgttaattaatgatggtggattaaggtgatgattaagagtacttaatgattaattatggtgatttggttcacgttgaagcctagtgatgaggataatgttggactaaggactaaagatttatgttaagtatagatgggtaagttgttgaaggtgagaaattgtggactaaatatgagttatgggcttcataaataagtaaggattacaatattgatgggttaagactaatgagggtaattatgcatatgggttatggtttattgatttaaggtggaaattaattatgaattatggttaagggtggtgattagtgattaaaatggtgattaggaactattattcttattaataaataaggaaagttatgaagattatgagcttataaggattatgattaaagattggatcaatgatggaattaaatcagtatgatggaatgatggataacgttattgatgatggtgatgtcattatgttgttgatCTAAGAAGGTGAATTgtaattatggtggtgatatataatgctataattatggtacatgagttatgaattggtaattatgaattaatggtttagattaatggataattatggattatggttaataatggtgttaatgctttcgaggacttgataatgatgttataatgttgttgacttgtcgtcgatgatggattacaaggttagtagttactaatgacaataattaatgcttaagagtgattaaggttaattgttggattatgggtgactaagtatcgattatagatgtgtgatttccttaagttataatggtgttgatgatagtgaaagttgttgatgacgatagtgataagaacaactatctattattagt
Coding sequences within it:
- the LOC116028641 gene encoding uncharacterized protein LOC116028641; this translates as MQPGVNIQQVQQFATWLADIGDGKVGGPNDGYANVQIPSEMLLPSTGENISTIVDTIFPLFKERGCDEEYMKSRAILAPTLDVVNAINEYMSDLHIAESKTYLSCDMVCKSDSSNGVLSDMHTLEFLNGLKASGIPNHALTLKVGSPIMLLRNIDHALGLCNGTRLMITRLSNHVVEAKIVTWNNAGEIVLIPRMSMTPTDIRLPFKFQRRKFPIMLSYAMTINKSQGQTFSHVGLLLRKPVFVHGQLYVAASRISNPKGLKILIANEGADSNNHTTNVVYHEVFNNL
- the LOC116028721 gene encoding uncharacterized protein LOC116028721 is translated as MLSENKNHPSIKATNFQTPRNVKRSQGSEPCVVGVFENTLNSPLSIITQSGNLIKSSISSKNNFEHAVRVNKDKQLSLNIPGTLPLSDVTNVYQTIGECYKSMNMTHWDPTPVRQYSTHMNETFTTPNQIKLSSLTKGLPASDVCLGSSIPLERNRFILQRHDVEVNRSLEVEFAEAAQIKDQVSPSEDGNTHHLSTNDDGKLHVDIVEDIKQDLDEQNVLVKTFRFAKSKMENNPSVEYKIRLIGKRNGDARTYNLPTASEVAALIVGDLSPTSGNRDILVETNSGSLKRINELNPAYLPLQYPLLFLYGEDGYREDIKFNITRKQECGGRVRVSQCEFFAYRMHDRLLFIRNNQKALRCEAYKGLSDALTRGEVDTTHQGKRIILPSSFTGGAGYMIQNYQDAMAICRHKGYPNLFITFTCNPKWPEIQRYLKKCQLKAENRPDIVCRVFKMKLDCLVKEIKAGNLFGVVTAVVYTIEFQKRGLPHAHILIFLEKAPSLSTAACMDNFISTEIPDKEEDYEYYKAVEEFMIHGPCGLHKIEEFMIHGPCGLHKTTSPCMVNNKCLHKTTSPCMVNNKCSKHFPKPCMVNNKCSKHFPKKFVDVSSWDAEGYPIYKRCDNGRFVQKNEVQLDSRYVVPHNRYLILKYRAHINVEWCNQSRSIKYLFKYVSACEAAWRLLSYDVQFRQPPVERLSFHLPDCQSIMFEDDDKIENVLNRPTVNQSMFTAWFDANKTFDAAKQLAYIDMPTKFVWKKDIRQWHPRKRGFAIGRIFYVPPGSVRGPTSFEDIKTFQGVTYATFRDVCYAKGLLDDDKEYIDAINEASQWSTAKAMRRLFVILLTSNLVSRPENVWNAVWHHLAEDMQYNRRTALHDKDICLSEEEKKNLGLIEIERLFQLYNKSLKDYPQMPIPIFDDSWLVHNRLVFEEMAYNRAALDKETEQIEKQLTDEQRVVYDTVINDVCQNMGGLYFVYGYGSTGKTFVWKEISGKIRSKGDIVINVASSGIASLLLPGGRTAHSRFAIPIVLTEDSTCNIIPGSQLA